CTGTTACGAAATCGAATTACGGGGTGACTCTATGATAAGACTTTTGATAGTGCTTTTGATAACGATGTCAGCATCGACAGCTTTCGCAGATGGACTAAACACAGGCGACACAGCATGGGTATTAGTATCTTCTGCATTCGTAATGCTGATGCTGCCGGGGCTGGCTCTCTTTTACGGCGGTATGGTCAGGTCTAAAAGCGCACTTTCCACTTTACTCTACAGCTTTTCGGCACTCTGCGTTGCAGGAGTGACATGGGCAGTGATAGGCTTTACAATCGCTTTTGGTGAATCTGATTCTCTCTTTATGGGGAGTATGAAATATTTTATGTTTGGCAGTGATTTTATGGACGCCATGTCCGGCACCATACCTTTAGGAACTTTTGCCATATTTCAGGGCATGTTTGCAATAATCACAGTCGCCCTCATAAGCGGTGCTATTGTAGAACGTATGAAATTCAGCGCATGGCTGCTCTTCATGCCGCTTTGGATAATACTAGTCTACTCACCAATTGCTTACTGGGTTTGGGGCGGGGGCTGGCTTGGTAAACTCGGAGCACTTGACTTCGCAGGCGGAACTGTCGTCCACTTCTCTTCCGGTATGGCCGCACTTGCAATAGCGCTGGTTCTCGGCAACAGAAAAGACTTTATGCATGCAAAAATAATACCTCACAATGTAACTTATACTGTCATAGGTGCAGGACTGCTGTGGTTTGGATGGTTTGGATTCAACTCAGGGTCTGCACTTGCAGCGGACAAGATAGCTTCTCTGGCATTCGTAAACACCATGATAGCTGCTGCGGCAGCCGGTTTCGTCTGGATGATTATTGAAATGGCAGTGAGCAAACCGAGCGCACTCGGAGTGGCTTCAGGGATAGTTGCAGGTCTTGTGGGGATAACCCCCGCTGCGGGATTTGTAGAGCCCTGGGCAGCGATTATCATAGGTGGTCTCA
This window of the Denitrovibrio acetiphilus DSM 12809 genome carries:
- a CDS encoding ammonium transporter encodes the protein MIRLLIVLLITMSASTAFADGLNTGDTAWVLVSSAFVMLMLPGLALFYGGMVRSKSALSTLLYSFSALCVAGVTWAVIGFTIAFGESDSLFMGSMKYFMFGSDFMDAMSGTIPLGTFAIFQGMFAIITVALISGAIVERMKFSAWLLFMPLWIILVYSPIAYWVWGGGWLGKLGALDFAGGTVVHFSSGMAALAIALVLGNRKDFMHAKIIPHNVTYTVIGAGLLWFGWFGFNSGSALAADKIASLAFVNTMIAAAAAGFVWMIIEMAVSKPSALGVASGIVAGLVGITPAAGFVEPWAAIIIGGLTGALCYWGITLKFKFKLDDSLDVFGIHGLGGLFGAIATGVFATVGAEGLIAGNAGQVLIQIIDALACGGYSFIMTLIIAFAIKATIGIRITPEEETEGTDLNQHGEKAYNFF